A part of Lactobacillus sp. ESL0700 genomic DNA contains:
- a CDS encoding DUF2187 domain-containing protein, protein MKKADVKLGDIVSAKSEEELTKPFIGKVEKIYENSAMLKIIDFDEADKTAISDLNNKLVVSFKNLKAAPKRKVKEIQSLADSDVKIEKIAKAELDDQEDDEKTK, encoded by the coding sequence TTGAAAAAAGCAGACGTAAAATTAGGTGACATTGTCAGCGCAAAATCAGAGGAAGAGCTCACTAAGCCATTTATCGGCAAAGTTGAAAAAATCTACGAAAATTCTGCTATGTTAAAAATTATTGACTTCGATGAAGCTGATAAAACTGCCATTAGCGACTTAAACAACAAGCTTGTTGTCAGCTTTAAGAACTTAAAAGCAGCCCCAAAGCGTAAGGTTAAGGAAATTCAATCTTTAGCTGACAGCGATGTCAAGATTGAAAAAATCGCTAAGGCCGAGCTAGATGACCAAGAAGACGACGAAAAAACAAAATAA
- a CDS encoding AAA family ATPase: MRKLILIAGPSGAGKTTISEYLTTKFNIPRVVTHTTRPMRAGEQQHQAYHFEDDASFSKLHFFEHVKYGSYQYGSSREALDAAWQKSDVVSLIVDIQGAASYLEQLKDQVYFLYVTTSTKQQLETRLLERGDDPIKIQERMSGDELNQLPDELTSDAHILVNNDWSLTKKLLKTIITGL; encoded by the coding sequence TTGCGAAAATTAATATTAATTGCTGGTCCCAGTGGTGCAGGTAAGACAACAATTTCGGAATATTTAACCACGAAATTCAATATTCCACGAGTAGTGACGCACACGACAAGACCAATGCGGGCAGGAGAACAGCAGCATCAGGCTTATCATTTTGAAGATGATGCATCCTTTAGTAAATTACACTTTTTTGAGCATGTTAAATATGGCTCATATCAATATGGCTCAAGTAGGGAGGCTCTGGATGCTGCTTGGCAAAAGAGTGACGTGGTGTCGTTAATTGTTGATATTCAAGGAGCGGCATCATATCTTGAACAATTAAAAGATCAAGTTTATTTCTTGTATGTGACGACTAGTACGAAGCAGCAATTGGAAACAAGGCTGCTTGAGCGCGGGGACGATCCAATTAAGATTCAAGAACGAATGAGCGGGGATGAATTAAACCAGCTGCCAGATGAGTTGACGAGTGATGCCCATATTTTAGTCAACAATGATTGGTCGCTGACTAAGAAGCTGCTAAAGACGATAATTACAGGTCTTTAA